A single region of the Pararge aegeria chromosome 20, ilParAegt1.1, whole genome shotgun sequence genome encodes:
- the LOC120632491 gene encoding D-amino-acid oxidase isoform X1: MTKVAVLGAGINGLACAVRVKEKYPNIHVVIIASEFTPNTTGDGSGGFWYPYLCGITSQDLLCKWGSETYKYLYGLWREGGHDLCLLPMFELYREKRELVTHSWAKDVLGYRILDEKQLSYLSGLYSVKYVSGRTFTSFIAYPPTILAHLHRRFEAANGQTLQYRINSLDDKKLDDYDVVINCLGLGAREVVPDDKVVPIRGQISRVIAPWVTNAVMDEDSGNYILPNVHNCVLGGTHQTNDFNRSIVGEDTDFVLNGCSQLIPGLKNAELITQWAGLRPGRESVRLEAEQRDGKLYIHNYGHGGSGLTLFWGCAADVLEIFDKHLTEGRKQNAKL; encoded by the exons GTAGTGATAATAGCAAGCGAGTTCACACCGAACACGACGGGCGATGGTTCTGGAGGTTTCTGGTATCCTTACCTCTGCGGGATCACTTCCCAGGATCTTTTATG CAAATGGGGAAGCGAAACGTACAAGTACCTGTACGGGCTGTGGAGGGAGGGCGGTCACGACCTTTGCCTGCTGCCCATGTTTGAGCTGTACCGAGAGAAGCGCGAACTGGTCACCCACAGCTGGGCTAAAGATGTGCTCGGCTACAGGATACTCGACGAGAAGCAGCTGTCTTACTTGAGTGGACTTTACTCTGTCAAATATGT GTCCGGCCGCACGTTTACGTCTTTCATAGCGTACCCGCCAACGATACTAGCACATTTGCACCGACGTTTCGAGGCAGCCAACGGACAAACCCTACAGTATAGGATAAACTCGCTAGATGACAAAAAACTCGATGATTATGACGTGGTGATCAATTGCTTGGGACTTGGTGCGAGGGAAGTGGTACCTGATGACAAAGTCGTTCCAATAAGAGGACAGATATCACgg GTGATAGCACCGTGGGTAACCAATGCTGTAATGGATGAGGACTCCGGAAACTACATTTTGCCAAA TGTCCACAACTGCGTTTTGGGCGGCACTCACCAAACCAACGATTTCAATAGAAGCATTGTCGGCGAGGACACCGATTTTGTTCTCAACGGATGCAGCCAACTAATACCAGGGCTAAAG AATGCCGAACTTATCACCCAGTGGGCGGGCTTGCGGCCCGGCAGAGAGAGCGTGAGGCTGGAAGCAGAACAAAGAGACGGCAAACTCTACATACACAACTACGGGCACG gtGGCAGTGGATTGACTCTCTTCTGGGGCTGCGCTGCTGACGTTTTGGAAATATTCGACAAACACTTGACCGAGGGGCGGAAACAAAACGCCAAACTTTAA
- the LOC120632491 gene encoding D-aspartate oxidase isoform X2 yields the protein MTKVAVLGAGINGLACAVRVKEKYPNIHVVIIASEFTPNTTGDGSGGFWYPYLCGITSQDLLCKWGSETYKYLYGLWREGGHDLCLLPMFELYREKRELVTHSWAKDVLGYRILDEKQLSYLSGLYSVKYVSGRTFTSFIAYPPTILAHLHRRFEAANGQTLQYRINSLDDKKLDDYDVVINCLGLGAREVVPDDKVVPIRGQISRVIAPWVTNAVMDEDSGNYILPNVHNCVLGGTHQTNDFNRSIVGEDTDFVLNGCSQLIPGLKVAVD from the exons GTAGTGATAATAGCAAGCGAGTTCACACCGAACACGACGGGCGATGGTTCTGGAGGTTTCTGGTATCCTTACCTCTGCGGGATCACTTCCCAGGATCTTTTATG CAAATGGGGAAGCGAAACGTACAAGTACCTGTACGGGCTGTGGAGGGAGGGCGGTCACGACCTTTGCCTGCTGCCCATGTTTGAGCTGTACCGAGAGAAGCGCGAACTGGTCACCCACAGCTGGGCTAAAGATGTGCTCGGCTACAGGATACTCGACGAGAAGCAGCTGTCTTACTTGAGTGGACTTTACTCTGTCAAATATGT GTCCGGCCGCACGTTTACGTCTTTCATAGCGTACCCGCCAACGATACTAGCACATTTGCACCGACGTTTCGAGGCAGCCAACGGACAAACCCTACAGTATAGGATAAACTCGCTAGATGACAAAAAACTCGATGATTATGACGTGGTGATCAATTGCTTGGGACTTGGTGCGAGGGAAGTGGTACCTGATGACAAAGTCGTTCCAATAAGAGGACAGATATCACgg GTGATAGCACCGTGGGTAACCAATGCTGTAATGGATGAGGACTCCGGAAACTACATTTTGCCAAA TGTCCACAACTGCGTTTTGGGCGGCACTCACCAAACCAACGATTTCAATAGAAGCATTGTCGGCGAGGACACCGATTTTGTTCTCAACGGATGCAGCCAACTAATACCAGGGCTAAAG gtGGCAGTGGATTGA
- the LOC120632492 gene encoding omega-amidase NIT2 isoform X1 yields MCESAIDAVHPRFSKKPASFYKGFKIALVQMMVGADKAQNIETAVREIHKAKSQGAHIVALPECFNSPYGTKWFPEYAEEVPSGATSRALSRAAAEARVCVVGGTVPERCGGALYNTCTVWDGSGKLLAQHRKMHLFDIDIPDKITFRESEVLSAGDQITTFEYQGVKIGVGICYDLRFSEMAHLMAKQGCSVLIYPAAFNMTTGPKHWELLAKARANDEQLWVALVSPARDTEAGYVAWGHSTLVDPWANVVAKLDEKPGTLLADVDLSIVEEVRSQIPVRVQRRTDVYDTVLKTKC; encoded by the exons atgtGTGAAAGTGCTATCGATGCAGTTCATCCGCGGTTCTCTAAGAAACCGGCTTCGTTTTATAAGG gctTCAAAATAGCCCTGGTTCAGATGATGGTGGGCGCAGACAAGGCTCAAAACATAGAGACTGCGGTGCGTGAGATTCACAAGGCCAAGTCACAGGGGGCTCATATTGTGGCCCTGCCCGAGTGCTTCAACTCTCCATATGGCACTA AATGGTTCCCAGAGTACGCGGAGGAGGTGCCGTCGGGCGCCACGAGCCGGGCGCTGTCCCGCGCGGCGGCGGAGGCGCGCGTGTGTGTGGTGGGCGGCACGGTGCCCGAGCGGTGCGGCGGCGCGCTCTACAACACGTGCACGGTGTGGGACGGCAGCGGCAAACTGCTGGCGCAGCACAGGAAG ATGCATCTGTTCGACATAGACATTCCCGATAAGATAACCTTCAGAGAATCCGAAGTGCTGAGCGCGGGGGACCAGATAACTACCTTCGAGTACCAGGGCGTCAAGATCGGTGTGGGGATCTGCTACGACTTGCGGTTTTCTGAAATGGCACACCTAATGGCTAAGCAAG GTTGCTCAGTCCTCATATATCCAGCTGCCTTCAATATGACAACTGGGCCCAAACATTGGGAACTGTTGGCCAAGGCCCGGGCCAATGACGAACAGTTATGGGTAGCGCTGGTCAGCCCTGCAAGAGATACCGAAGCTGGTTACGTGGCCTGGGGACATTCGACGTTAGTGGATCCTTGGGCCAATGTTGTGGCCAAGCTGGATGAAAAGCCTGGAACCTTGTTGGCTGATGTCG ATTTAAGCATCGTTGAAGaagttaggagtcagataccAGTGCGGGTCCAGAGAAGAACGGACGTATACGATACTGTACTTAAGACCAAATGTTAA
- the LOC120632492 gene encoding omega-amidase NIT2 isoform X2 — protein sequence MCESAIDAVHPRFSKKPASFYKGFKIALVQMMVGADKAQNIETAVREIHKAKSQGAHIVALPECFNSPYGTKYAEEVPSGATSRALSRAAAEARVCVVGGTVPERCGGALYNTCTVWDGSGKLLAQHRKMHLFDIDIPDKITFRESEVLSAGDQITTFEYQGVKIGVGICYDLRFSEMAHLMAKQGCSVLIYPAAFNMTTGPKHWELLAKARANDEQLWVALVSPARDTEAGYVAWGHSTLVDPWANVVAKLDEKPGTLLADVDLSIVEEVRSQIPVRVQRRTDVYDTVLKTKC from the exons atgtGTGAAAGTGCTATCGATGCAGTTCATCCGCGGTTCTCTAAGAAACCGGCTTCGTTTTATAAGG gctTCAAAATAGCCCTGGTTCAGATGATGGTGGGCGCAGACAAGGCTCAAAACATAGAGACTGCGGTGCGTGAGATTCACAAGGCCAAGTCACAGGGGGCTCATATTGTGGCCCTGCCCGAGTGCTTCAACTCTCCATATGGCACTA AGTACGCGGAGGAGGTGCCGTCGGGCGCCACGAGCCGGGCGCTGTCCCGCGCGGCGGCGGAGGCGCGCGTGTGTGTGGTGGGCGGCACGGTGCCCGAGCGGTGCGGCGGCGCGCTCTACAACACGTGCACGGTGTGGGACGGCAGCGGCAAACTGCTGGCGCAGCACAGGAAG ATGCATCTGTTCGACATAGACATTCCCGATAAGATAACCTTCAGAGAATCCGAAGTGCTGAGCGCGGGGGACCAGATAACTACCTTCGAGTACCAGGGCGTCAAGATCGGTGTGGGGATCTGCTACGACTTGCGGTTTTCTGAAATGGCACACCTAATGGCTAAGCAAG GTTGCTCAGTCCTCATATATCCAGCTGCCTTCAATATGACAACTGGGCCCAAACATTGGGAACTGTTGGCCAAGGCCCGGGCCAATGACGAACAGTTATGGGTAGCGCTGGTCAGCCCTGCAAGAGATACCGAAGCTGGTTACGTGGCCTGGGGACATTCGACGTTAGTGGATCCTTGGGCCAATGTTGTGGCCAAGCTGGATGAAAAGCCTGGAACCTTGTTGGCTGATGTCG ATTTAAGCATCGTTGAAGaagttaggagtcagataccAGTGCGGGTCCAGAGAAGAACGGACGTATACGATACTGTACTTAAGACCAAATGTTAA
- the LOC120632492 gene encoding omega-amidase NIT2 isoform X3 has protein sequence MLKRGFKIALVQMMVGADKAQNIETAVREIHKAKSQGAHIVALPECFNSPYGTKWFPEYAEEVPSGATSRALSRAAAEARVCVVGGTVPERCGGALYNTCTVWDGSGKLLAQHRKMHLFDIDIPDKITFRESEVLSAGDQITTFEYQGVKIGVGICYDLRFSEMAHLMAKQGCSVLIYPAAFNMTTGPKHWELLAKARANDEQLWVALVSPARDTEAGYVAWGHSTLVDPWANVVAKLDEKPGTLLADVDLSIVEEVRSQIPVRVQRRTDVYDTVLKTKC, from the exons ATGTTGAAACGAG gctTCAAAATAGCCCTGGTTCAGATGATGGTGGGCGCAGACAAGGCTCAAAACATAGAGACTGCGGTGCGTGAGATTCACAAGGCCAAGTCACAGGGGGCTCATATTGTGGCCCTGCCCGAGTGCTTCAACTCTCCATATGGCACTA AATGGTTCCCAGAGTACGCGGAGGAGGTGCCGTCGGGCGCCACGAGCCGGGCGCTGTCCCGCGCGGCGGCGGAGGCGCGCGTGTGTGTGGTGGGCGGCACGGTGCCCGAGCGGTGCGGCGGCGCGCTCTACAACACGTGCACGGTGTGGGACGGCAGCGGCAAACTGCTGGCGCAGCACAGGAAG ATGCATCTGTTCGACATAGACATTCCCGATAAGATAACCTTCAGAGAATCCGAAGTGCTGAGCGCGGGGGACCAGATAACTACCTTCGAGTACCAGGGCGTCAAGATCGGTGTGGGGATCTGCTACGACTTGCGGTTTTCTGAAATGGCACACCTAATGGCTAAGCAAG GTTGCTCAGTCCTCATATATCCAGCTGCCTTCAATATGACAACTGGGCCCAAACATTGGGAACTGTTGGCCAAGGCCCGGGCCAATGACGAACAGTTATGGGTAGCGCTGGTCAGCCCTGCAAGAGATACCGAAGCTGGTTACGTGGCCTGGGGACATTCGACGTTAGTGGATCCTTGGGCCAATGTTGTGGCCAAGCTGGATGAAAAGCCTGGAACCTTGTTGGCTGATGTCG ATTTAAGCATCGTTGAAGaagttaggagtcagataccAGTGCGGGTCCAGAGAAGAACGGACGTATACGATACTGTACTTAAGACCAAATGTTAA